The DNA window GATTTCGTGCGCGACGTCGTGACCGACAACAACAACGTCCTCAACCACAAGTTCATTCTCGCGAGCCCGCCCGTCGTTGCCGATGTCTTTCTTCGCTCGGACGTCGGCGCGGGAACCCAGCGGGGGGACGACGCGTGGCACACACTGCTTGCTTTCGGCCGCGGTCGAGGAGGACGCTTCCTCACGCTCCTGGATGTCACCACTGCTCCCGACGACCCGGCGAGCCTCGCCCTGCGCTGGAACGTCGGCAACCGCGAGGGCCCTTTCGTGGAATCCGATCCTCGTATTGACGGGCTCGGAGAGACCTGGTCCATTCCCGCGTTCGGCAACGTCGACACCCGAGGCGTCGCGAGTCCCGACGACACCGAGGTCGACCAATGGCTCGTCTTCGCCGGCGGCGGCTATGGGTGCGTCAACGCCGCCCGGGAGGGAGAGTTCCTCTTCGCTTTCCAGGCCGAGGACGGGGCCATCTATTATCGAAACCAGACTCCGGTGGCCACGGACCCGGCGGCCGTCATAGCGAAGAACGGCCTCGTCGCTTCGCCGACGGTCTTCATCCCTCATCGGGAGGACGTGGCTGACAGCAAGGACTTCGTGACCCGCGTTTATATTCCCGACCTGCAAGGCCGCGTCCTCAAGCTCGATACCTCGGACACCGACCCGACGAACTGGACCCTGAACGTGTTCGCGGCAATGGGACCGGCGCATCCGATTACGGCGGCGGTCACTCTGATGAATGATCCCTTCACGCCGAATCGGGTGTTCGTCATGGCCGGATCGGGTGGGGATCGCCGGGCGCCCGAGCCCGCCGAGGGATTCAAGTTCCGCACCTGGATCGACACCGATGCCGACGGGCAGAATCGAACGCAGTTTCTCCCGGGCGACACTCCGTCCTTCGAGCAGATCTTCAATCCCGGGGAGCGCATGCTCGTTCCCGCAGTGACGGCAGGAACGATCGGGGATCCGGCCCCACCGGTCGTGTTCTTCGCCGCCACCAGCGAGACCCTCGATACCACGCTGTGCGAGTTCAACTTTTCGAGCACACTCTACGCCGTCGGGATCGAGAGCGGGCTTCCCGAGTTCGACCTCGACGTCACGCAGCCGGGCACCGGGCAAGCTTCGCTGGGCGACGTCATGGTTCAGGGGCTCTTCGTGCGCGATGGAAATCTCTACGTCACGCAGAGCGGCGGCATCGGCACCTCGGGAGGCGTGAGCGTCTGGGGTGATGGTTCTTTCGACGATCAGCCAGCACCGGCCTCGTTCGGCCAGTACACGCTGATGCTTCTCGTGGAGGGGTTCCGCATATCCCCGTTCTGAGAGAATTCATAACAGCTGACGCGATTTAACGTCGAGGTACTGGTTGATCGCTACGGCAGTGAGCTCCCCGGGTACGACCTCGGTGACGTGAATCCCCGACGCCCGGAGCGCCGCGATGCGGCGTTCCTGGGCGTTGAGCATCTCGGTCGCCGCGGCCGCTCGATAGGCCTCGAGATCGGTCCGGGGCATGCGTTCGGCGGCCTCGACCAGGGGTAGATCTTTGAGCAGGACCAGGAGAAACAGGTGTGAGGAGACGATGCCTCGCAGGTATCGACCCAGGGTCTCGAGGTGCCGCTCGTCGAGCGCGTAGGTAATCAGCAGGACGAGGGCGCGCTTCTTCTGGCGGCGGGCGAGATCCTCACACGCGAGTGCGTAATCCGAGGCTTCGAGCCGGGGAGCGAGGTCGTAGGTCTGCCGGATGAGCGTCTGGACCGCGGCCTTGCCTCGTACCGGTCCCACGAGACGCTCGATTCGATTGGAGAAGGCCACGAGGGAGATGTTGTCGCCCTGGCCGAGAGCAATGTAGCTCAGGATGATCGCGGCGTTCAGCGCCCGGTCGAGATGGGAAATGCCTTCGGTCTCATTCAGCATCGTCCGACCACAATCGAGCAGGAGAACGACGTTCTGATTGCGCTCGGTCGTGTATTCCCGGCTGATGAGCTTTCCGTGCTTTGCCGTCGCCCGCCAGTCGATCTGACGCATCTCGTCTTCTCTCCGGTACTCCCGGAGCCTTTCGAACTCGCCCTCTCGGCCGCGCAGGCGCCAGACCTTTAGTCCCATCTCCGCCAGCCGGTTCCTGCGGGCGAGAAGATCGAAACGTCGAACCGTCCGGATATCGGGGTAGATGCGAACCTCGGCAACGAGCGCCCGCTTCACGACTCGGGTCCAGAGGCCGATGGGACTCTGGTAACGGAAATGCACGAAATCGAATCGATTCGGCCCTCGGCGAGCGGGGATGAGATGGTAGGACACCTCGACCTCGCGGCGGGGAGGAAGCTCGGCCTTCGTTGGCAAGCCTTCCATGCGGCAGGGTGACGGAGGCTCGTCGGTCAGCTCCACGAGGAGCGGCGAGCTCGATCGGTTCGTGAGCCTCAGTACGACTCGGTTCGGCGCTCCGACGCTCAAGACCTCCGAGACATCGCGGTCGATCGCGATGAGGTGAGGTCGCCTCGTCCTGGCGTAATCGACGAGAGCGACGAGGCCCACGAGCCCGTTGGCGAGAAGGCCCACCGTCAGAAGCCACTCGACCCAGACGCCGGCGACGAATACCACCCCGACGAAGGCGACGGCGAGGATGAGGCGTGGCCGGGGTATCACGATCGGGGGGCAGCGACGGAATCGAGGATCTGCGAGAGAACGCCGTCCGCGCTCTCACCTTCAATCTCGGCTTCCGAACGAAGAATCAAGCGATGCCTCAGGACCCAGGGGGCCAACTCCTTGACGTCGTCGGGTACGACGAAGTTCCGCCCCCGGCACGCGGCGAGCACCCGGGAGGCTAGAAGGAGGTTCACGCTGCCGCGCGGGCTCGAGCCCACCTGCACCGAATGCCAGCGACGAGTGCTCGCCACGATCTCGGTGATGTAACGCACGATCTCCGGCTCGACGATGACCCCCCGGGTCGCCTGCTGAATCGATGTGACATCCTCCGCCTTCATGACCCTCCGCACGTCGAATCCCGACAAATCTCTCGGGTCGCGGCCATTCGCATAGTGTCCCAGGATCTCGCATTCTTCCTCGGTGGACGGGTAATCCACCAGAAGCTTGAACATGAAGCGGTCGACCTGAGCCTCGGGGAGCGGGTAGGTCCCCTCGTGCTCGAGCGGATTCTGCGTCGCCAGGACGAGAAACGGGCGTCTCAATCGGTAGGTCTTCCCGTCCACGGTGACTTGCCGTTCCTGCATGACCTCGAGGAGCGCCGACTGGGTCTTGGGAGGCGATCGGTTGATCTCGTCGGTCAGCAGAAGATTCGTGAAGACCGGACCGGGCTTGAAGTGAAACGCTCCTTCCCTCGAATCGAACACGCTGTGTCCCGTCAGATCCGAAGGCATCAAGTCGGGAGTGAACTGTATGCGGCGGAAATGGCAGGAGACGCATTTTGCGAGCACGTTGACGAGAAGCGTCTTGCCCAATCCCGGAGCGCCTTCGAGCAGCACGCTGCCCTCGGAGAACAACGCGACGAGGACGCCCTCGATGAGACGTTCCTGTCCCACGATCACCTTGCTGACTTCGTCGCGAGTCGCGTCGAAGAGGCCGCGAGCTCGATCGAGCGTCATCTCGGCCGTGATGGGTTGCTCCATCCAGTCTCCTTTCAATGATTCTTAAACGGAACGCAGTCGGGCGAGGCTCTGCACGAAAGAAGCCACGCGCGCGCGGTCGAGGTTTTGGCTCTTGGCAGCCCGGGTGGCCCGGTCGAGGGCCTCGGGAGAAGAGGTCGATGCGAGCTCGCGCCGGAAGAACTCGAGGTAAGAGGCGAGCAAAGGCGCGGTCGTTCCGGCTTTGAAGTGCAGGCCGCCGAGAGCCTCGGCATGCTCGACGAGGCTCCTCCGAGCGGAGACCTCTTCGGTCTTGATCGGCCCGAATCGCCGGTTCGCCATCCACCCGAACAAGAGCACTACGATGACCACCTGCAGGGTCAGAAGGCGCAGAGGCGGTTCCAGCAGGACCCCGACCACTTCGGGGCGTCCCGCCTCGTTCAATACCTCGTCGAAGTAGATCCGGCCAGCCGGCGCTACGGACTCGAGCACGCGAAAAGCCAGCAAGCCGTTGTTTCCCAGAGTCAAGGAGCGGTTGGAGAAGACGAAGTCGCTCGCCAGGACGACGATGACCCCGTCGCCAACGGGCTGTCTGACGATCTGTGTCGTCCCGCCGTACAGCAGGTCGACCGAGGCGGACTCCGACGACGTACGCACCTGGCCGAGCGAGCGCCATTCCAGCTCGTCCACCGGGACGAGCTCGGTCTCCACGACGGCTTCCGCGCGCCCTCCGACCAAGGGGGAAATATCGATTCCGAAAGGCTCGAGACGGACGCTGGGGTCCTGCCATCGCGCGGCGAAAACGAGGGCTTTGCCGGAGGCGACCCAATCGTGGAGCGACTGCCATTGTGCTCGGTCGGGATAGCGCGCGGGACCGAGCAGCACGAGCGTATCCGCTTCCTCGTCCTGGGGTACCAGCGAGCTCGAGCTGCGCCGAACGTCGGGCAGTAGTTCCGAGGCGAGCAGAAAGAAAGCCCGCTTGCCGCCCGCTTCTTCGCCGAACGAATCGCCCGGCTCGGGTCTCTTCGGAATGGGAAGGATGCTCGCCGCCGCGAGCAGGACCGCGAGTATCGGGGCGCCCCAGAGCCAATCGGTCCGCATCAACCCGTTTCCTCCGCCCGAAAGCTCTTCTCGAACTCCTGGCAACAAGCGCGATAGCTCTCGAGTGTCGGCTCTCTCCTTCCGAAGGCGACGATCTCGAACGCGGTGGCGATGAGGGCAAAGGATTCGCGCGACGTTCCTCTCACGGCAAGACGGTAGTCGCGGTTCGTGAGCCCTTTTCGGAAACGGATCAGTCCACGCCTCTCGATCGAGCTCATCGCCCCGAACAGGATCTCACGAATCGCCTCGCGATAGCGTCCCCGCTCTCCATGGGCTATCGCCCGCCGCCAGTACTCCTCCGGCGCGATCTCACCGGGTGCGACAAACGAGCGAACGCCGGACGACGGCGATGGTCGTGAGGGCTCGATCTTGCCGGAACGCGATCCCGAGGCGATGGCCTTCACCATCATTGCCAGGACGAGTCCTACTCCGAGTGCCGCCGCTGCGTAGATCAAAAACTCGAATCCCGGGAGCGCGAACGCCGGAGACGTGCTGCGGTTCTCCCGACTCAGCCACGCTTCCAGCCAGTCGATGAAACGCGCGAGCCATCCACGTTCCCGGAGAGGCCGATCCGGCTTCGGCTCGTCACGGAGTCTCTCGAATTCCGGGCGGGAGAGAATCTCGGCAACCTTGTTCTCGACCGTTCCCCCGTCCCGGTTCTCGTAGCCGGAGCCGCCGATTTCTTCCTGAGGAGCTCCGGTTGCCGCGTCGAAGGCGAGCAGGCCGCAAAGCAAAAGAACGAAGTCGAGTGGGCGGCGCACCTCAGGCGATCCTCCGAGCTTCCAGTCGGAAATCGATCTCGACATCCCAGCCCTCCTTGCGGATCCGAGAATCCAGATAGCAGAAGAACCAGGCCAGCCGTGCGAGCGGATAGACGAGCCAGAAGATCGACGCGAGGGTCGCCACGAGGAGAGGATCGTAAGCGACGAGGTTCGAGATATCTTGGAAGGCCATGGCCCAGGAGACCTTGGCCACGAGAATCGGGACGCCAAAGAGTGCGTCGCAAGCGATATCGACGAGAAGAAACATCGCGGCGCCGACGATGGCGGAAAAGGACAGAATCGCGGTGTAGCGTGCGCAGGCGTCGAGGAAAGAGCTCTTCAGTATCTCCTGGAGCCGTCGCCAGGCGCGCGCACCCTTTAGCTGCTCGAGTATCAGGACTTCGGCGAGAAACCCGTTTCGGACACCGAGAGGGATGAATGGTATTCCCCAGCACATGATGCCGACCAGGGCGAGCAGCGTACGGGCGAGGGGGAGCAGGATCAGCAAGCTCCCCATCCTGCGATAGAACTGTCCTAGCGCGTTCGTCAGAGTGAACGGTTCTCCGAACACGTGATGGCCGGCACCGGCGACGATCGCGGCGCCGAGGAAAGACGATCCGTAGAAGAAGAGCAGGGCGGTCCAAATCCAGCCGTCGCCGTTTGCGGCGCGAAGGGCACCCACCGTGACCGGCACGGCGCCGAAGATCGCCGAGAGCGCGACGAGCTTCCCCGCGTGCTGCCGGTAGAACAGAATCGCGAGGTCGATACAAACGCCAACCGGCCGAGGCTCGAGTGGAAGGGTCGCCGCTTCGAGTCTCATTCGCGTGGCTCTCGGCGCCCAGAGAGGGCAAGATAGCTGATTACCGCGATCCAGAAGACCCCCGCCACCACGTACTTGATCGGCGCCGGCAAAGGCTGGGCGGACCAGAAGCCCTCGATGAGGGCAGCCACGAAAAGCATGGCCGCCGAGCCGAGCGCGATCTCCACCGCGACGCGACCTCGGCGGCGCAACGCTTCCCCTCGAGAGAAGCTCCCCGGGGCAACGATCGCATGGCCGAGAATGAGGCCGGCGGTGCCGGCGACGACGATGGCCGAGAGCTCGAATGAGCTGTGACCGGACACGAATCCGAGAAAGCGCTCCGCATGTCCGTTGCCGACGATGTATCCCGACACCGTGCCGAGCTGAATTCCATTGGACAGCAGAACGTAGACCGTACCCACGCCGAGAAAGACCCCGAGGGCGAAGCATTGGAAGGCGATCGAGATGTTGTGGCGCACGTAGAAACCGGCCATGGCGGCATCCTGCCGTCCGGCCTCGTCCAAATCGCCCGAGTACATCTGCTCCATCGTGTAGAGTGCGGATCCGGGAAGGACTCTTCGGGCGAGGCTCGGGTCCGAGGCGACCACGATCCAGGAGACCGCGAGCGGCGCGGTGAACAGGGCGATGGACGCCCACAAGAACGCATGGTTCTCGCGCAATCGGGAGGGGAAGGAATGGGTGAAGAAGCGCA is part of the Vicinamibacteria bacterium genome and encodes:
- a CDS encoding DUF4129 domain-containing protein → MSRSISDWKLGGSPEVRRPLDFVLLLCGLLAFDAATGAPQEEIGGSGYENRDGGTVENKVAEILSRPEFERLRDEPKPDRPLRERGWLARFIDWLEAWLSRENRSTSPAFALPGFEFLIYAAAALGVGLVLAMMVKAIASGSRSGKIEPSRPSPSSGVRSFVAPGEIAPEEYWRRAIAHGERGRYREAIREILFGAMSSIERRGLIRFRKGLTNRDYRLAVRGTSRESFALIATAFEIVAFGRREPTLESYRACCQEFEKSFRAEETG
- a CDS encoding DUF4350 domain-containing protein, which produces MRTDWLWGAPILAVLLAAASILPIPKRPEPGDSFGEEAGGKRAFFLLASELLPDVRRSSSSLVPQDEEADTLVLLGPARYPDRAQWQSLHDWVASGKALVFAARWQDPSVRLEPFGIDISPLVGGRAEAVVETELVPVDELEWRSLGQVRTSSESASVDLLYGGTTQIVRQPVGDGVIVVLASDFVFSNRSLTLGNNGLLAFRVLESVAPAGRIYFDEVLNEAGRPEVVGVLLEPPLRLLTLQVVIVVLLFGWMANRRFGPIKTEEVSARRSLVEHAEALGGLHFKAGTTAPLLASYLEFFRRELASTSSPEALDRATRAAKSQNLDRARVASFVQSLARLRSV
- a CDS encoding MoxR family ATPase, producing the protein MEQPITAEMTLDRARGLFDATRDEVSKVIVGQERLIEGVLVALFSEGSVLLEGAPGLGKTLLVNVLAKCVSCHFRRIQFTPDLMPSDLTGHSVFDSREGAFHFKPGPVFTNLLLTDEINRSPPKTQSALLEVMQERQVTVDGKTYRLRRPFLVLATQNPLEHEGTYPLPEAQVDRFMFKLLVDYPSTEEECEILGHYANGRDPRDLSGFDVRRVMKAEDVTSIQQATRGVIVEPEIVRYITEIVASTRRWHSVQVGSSPRGSVNLLLASRVLAACRGRNFVVPDDVKELAPWVLRHRLILRSEAEIEGESADGVLSQILDSVAAPRS
- a CDS encoding DUF58 domain-containing protein, which encodes MIPRPRLILAVAFVGVVFVAGVWVEWLLTVGLLANGLVGLVALVDYARTRRPHLIAIDRDVSEVLSVGAPNRVVLRLTNRSSSPLLVELTDEPPSPCRMEGLPTKAELPPRREVEVSYHLIPARRGPNRFDFVHFRYQSPIGLWTRVVKRALVAEVRIYPDIRTVRRFDLLARRNRLAEMGLKVWRLRGREGEFERLREYRREDEMRQIDWRATAKHGKLISREYTTERNQNVVLLLDCGRTMLNETEGISHLDRALNAAIILSYIALGQGDNISLVAFSNRIERLVGPVRGKAAVQTLIRQTYDLAPRLEASDYALACEDLARRQKKRALVLLITYALDERHLETLGRYLRGIVSSHLFLLVLLKDLPLVEAAERMPRTDLEAYRAAAATEMLNAQERRIAALRASGIHVTEVVPGELTAVAINQYLDVKSRQLL
- a CDS encoding stage II sporulation protein M; this translates as MNKATFLKERRPAWERFQKLLERVESRGGPKLEPDDVFAFSELFRALCYDLSQVRSRDWGSSLERFLNDLVVRGHAAFYRRSDRSRGRILRFFTHSFPSRLRENHAFLWASIALFTAPLAVSWIVVASDPSLARRVLPGSALYTMEQMYSGDLDEAGRQDAAMAGFYVRHNISIAFQCFALGVFLGVGTVYVLLSNGIQLGTVSGYIVGNGHAERFLGFVSGHSSFELSAIVVAGTAGLILGHAIVAPGSFSRGEALRRRGRVAVEIALGSAAMLFVAALIEGFWSAQPLPAPIKYVVAGVFWIAVISYLALSGRREPRE